In Aedes albopictus strain Foshan chromosome 3, AalbF5, whole genome shotgun sequence, the following are encoded in one genomic region:
- the LOC109403404 gene encoding phenoloxidase-activating factor 2 (The sequence of the model RefSeq protein was modified relative to this genomic sequence to represent the inferred CDS: added 95 bases not found in genome assembly) yields MKVALVVAAMAVAVATAQQSIDKVYFPENETSILDFANRASFDEVVTPDPLGPNSPTLSPMTLITAQGEKCTCVPYFMCKPEAEFADQNKFNEIDVNYNPDSCQDVLDVCCRAEDSLVVPMNNTPGVVSNRKPVGCGLRNIGGIDFTLTGNFNNEAGFGEFPWTVAIIKTADSSSHCGGSLIHPNLVLTGAHCVQGFRRGQLKIRAGEWDTQTTKERLPFQERIVTRVNSHPDYNPRTLAYDVAVLELESPIALADHINVVCLPPNNYDTRRSDCFASGWGKNQFGKSGRYSVIMKKVPLPIVESSTCERQLQATRLTSRFRLHQTFICAGGEAGVDTCEGDGGAPLVCPVGSANENRYAQMGMVAWGIGCHGKVPAVYSNVMRFRSWIDNVVRTLGFDTSVYDANQSQFSGLFS; encoded by the exons ATGAAGGTGGCATTGGTAGTGGCTGCAATGGCCGTTGCAGTTGCAACGGCTCAGCAGTCGATCGACAAGGTATACTTTCCTGAAAATGAAACATCGATTCTGGACTTTGCCAACCGTGCAAGTTTCGACGAAGTGGTCACACCAGATCCACTAGGG CCAAATTCGCCAACCCTCTCTCCGATGACATTAATCACAGCTCAAGGAGAAAAATGTACCTGCGTGCCATATTTCATGTGCAAGCCCGAAGCCGAATTCGCGGATCAAAACAAGTTCAACGAGATTGACGTCAA CTATAACCCAGACAGCTGCCAAGATGTGTTGGATGTATGCTGTCGGGCTGAAGATTCCCTGGTAGTTCCCATGAATAACACCCCTGGAGTGGTTTCAAACCGAAAACCGGTTGGTTGTGGATTAAGAAACATCGGTGGTATTGATTTCACGCTTACAGGAAATTTT AACAACGAAGCTGGTTTTGGCGAGTTCCCATGGACGGTTGCCATTATTAAAACTGCCGATAGTTCTAGTCATTGCGGAGGTTCTCTCATTCACCCCAACCTGGTTTTGACGGGAGCACATTGCGTACAAGGTTTCCGCAGAGGTCAGCTGAAGATTCGAGCCGGCGAGTGGGATACTCAAACGACGAAGGAACGTCTACCATTCCAGGAACGAATTGTAACTCGTGTCAACAGCCATCCTGACTACAATCCAAGAACTTTAGCGTACGATGTCGCTGTGCTGGAACTGGAAAGCCCCATCGCTTTGGCTGATCATATCAACGTTGTCTGCCTGCCACCGAACAACTACGACACGCGGCGATCCGACTGCTTCGCCAGCGGTTGGGGAAAGAACCAGTTTGGAAAATCTGGCCGCTACAGCGTAATCATGAAGAAAGTTCCGCTCCCGATTGTGGAATCATCAACGTGTGAACGGCAACTGCAAGCGACTCGGCTAACGTCCCGGTTTCGGTTACATCAGACATTCATTTGCGCCGGTGGAGAAGCCGGTGTCGACACATGCGAAGGAGATGGAGGTGCCCCGTTGGTTTGCCCAGTCGGTTCCGCTAACGAAAACCGTTACGCCCAGATGGGAATGGTTGCCTGGGGCATTGGGTGCCACGGTAAAGTTCCAGCAGTTTACTCCAATGTGATGAGAT